One window of the Mycobacterium sp. JS623 genome contains the following:
- a CDS encoding type II toxin-antitoxin system PemK/MazF family toxin, protein MTLPARGELWWCEVPGSGARPVVVLSRDAAIPKLRRVLVAPCTTTVRGLASEVVLDPSDDPVPQRAAVNLDLVESVPVTALGTRLGRLADSRMAAVCAALVVAVGGR, encoded by the coding sequence ATGACGCTGCCGGCGCGCGGTGAGCTGTGGTGGTGCGAGGTCCCCGGCTCGGGTGCCCGGCCGGTGGTGGTGCTCTCCCGTGATGCGGCGATTCCGAAGCTGAGGCGGGTGCTGGTGGCGCCGTGCACGACGACGGTGCGCGGGTTGGCCAGCGAGGTGGTGCTCGACCCCAGTGACGATCCGGTACCTCAGCGGGCCGCGGTGAACCTGGATCTGGTCGAGAGCGTGCCGGTGACGGCGTTGGGAACGCGGTTGGGTCGGCTGGCGGACTCGAGAATGGCGGCGGTGTGCGCCGCGCTGGTGGTGGCGGTGGGCGGCCGGTGA